The following DNA comes from Papaver somniferum cultivar HN1 chromosome 4, ASM357369v1, whole genome shotgun sequence.
TGGTCTCTAAGGTGATGCAGAGACAGATAATTGTGAGGGACAATAAAAGGTTCCACCATTTTAGAGATGGGCATTGTTCTTGTGGAGATTATTGGTAGGCATAAGACAAATGCTTTATGTTAGGTAAGGGCTTGTTTTTTCTCCTTTCCAATTAGAGTGTGACCGTTCACAGCTACCTCCTCCATCCTAAAGCTTAGTATACTTTTTTCACATTTATTTAGGTAATCCACAGATTATTCTATTGCAAGGCTTCATCTTGCTGTAGCGACTAACCATCATCAGTGATTTAGCATCAAACTCTTACACCCGGCACTTGTGGTTGCCTGAATTAATCATTTTCCTCCTTTACCTTCTTGTAAACCCATTTATTTCTTCACTGAGATCAATCTTGTGCAAGGCACGACAGATCTAATTGAGTACCAATTTGGCGCACCATTCTACCCTTATCCAGGCATGGGACCTCCAATGCATTGTAAAAATTTATAAGGTGAGTTAACTTCCAAAAACTTTGCATAAACTGATGGCTATATTACATTTAGTCTTGCTTTATTTTACTTTTCGTTCATAACATTAAACTGCATTTAGAATTCTATGTCATTATGTGTttgaaactaagaaaagaagtttTGAGTTCAGGAGGAACCAAATTTGAGCTTGCATCAGTTTTCCCACTAAAAAGTGGGAACAGTACTTAGGTTCTCTGAGTGGAGAGCCTTCTCATATATTTTTCTTATTATGCTTGTTGATAGAATTTTGATGGGGCCATGAGAAGCTTCCTAGTTGCAACTGTAGCCCCCAAACCCCTCAAGCAGGGCCACTACTGAATTTCTCATCTCCTGTGTAGCCACCCGATGAACTTATAACCTCTTTTttattatatataaaaataaaaatttcattttggaagcttttttctttcaTGCAGCTTTTGCTTATTATCCATTTTTCAGGTGAGACCTTTATTGATCAAGGCTGGTGGGGTTCTTCATAATGATTGATGTATGAAAAATCATGGAGTCACTAATTTCTTGGAGCAGTTTGCAGACATTATTGGTGCACATTTTGCTTTACCAGCCGATAGAAATTGTTTATGAATTTTGAAACCCAGAATAAGTGTACTGGAGCTTAATCATGGATCTACCTGCAATACCTCTATTATAACAATTGTTCATTAAAATGAAAATCCTAAAATCTGTTATTGAGAAGTCTCTTTACATTTCGATGCAGCTCAATTGAAGACAAAGGTGGATTAGTAATTTTTTAATACTTAACAGAAGAAGATAGGAGCTGAGAGAGAAAGGACAAAGAGACACGGGTTTCATCTAATGGAGTAAATCCATGGAACTAGTGATGGATTGAGTTGAAGATTCAGCTCTTAGATGAGCTGTGTTGCAGGGAACTTCTCTCAAAGCCTTGCCAGGTTTATCAAGTTGCTGCAGCTCAGCAAGCTTTGTCCGGAGTTCAGAAGCATCTTTCCTAAGGTGAGTATTCTCTTGAAGAATGTTCTCGTGACACTCCAAGACATGATTTAATTTGTTTATGAGTTCGCGGTTTTCATTCCGGAGCCGAACGACCTGTGACCAAAGCTCATCTAAATGTTTCTGTTTTCGCATTCTTGACCGACGAGCAGATTCTCTATTTGATATCATTCTTCTTCGTTTCCTTTCGTCGATAACTCTTAGTTGCAGTTCTTCTGCCTCATCAGAAGCTGAAGAAGTGTTGCTAAGACATGAAAACTGCGGACCAAATTCATAAACTGTAGGGAAATTTTGAGTCTGAGAATAGTGTAAAAGCCCTGAATAACCACTGAAATTTGTGGTGGGCATATTTATATCGTTTTGCATCATGCTAATTTCAACAGGGTATATAGCTCTGTCAGTAGGTGTCATGAACCCAAGCGCGGGAGCATCACCTGAATACATGGCTAAAGTTTGGTGAGTTACAGAGGGAATATTGGCTTATGTGTTTATTGAGAAGTGGAGGGAATATTGGCTTAAGTTTTTAGTGAGAAGTGGAGGGAATATTGGTTGTTGCAgtagaaggtgaagaagaatagAAAGAAGCTTAGAATTGGAGAAGTGTTTCAAGTTGTTGGAGGAAGCAGAGGGAAAGCAAGATAAGTGAAGGTGTTTATAGTAGGAAAAAAGTTAAAGAGAGTAGTAGTGGGCCATGTTGAGCAAGTAGAATAACAGTAGAAAGAGTTTCTTAAAGAGCAGACATTCACTTCATTAGAAGTTTCATGTACCTCATATATTTAGTAGTATGTATTCACACCAGGATAATAAGATGCCATCATCCGCTCCACCCAGTATCAGATGCCATCATGCACAACACACATACATAAATGGTC
Coding sequences within:
- the LOC113275717 gene encoding basic leucine zipper 43-like, whose amino-acid sequence is MYSGDAPALGFMTPTDRAIYPVEISMMQNDINMPTTNFSGYSGLLHYSQTQNFPTVYEFGPQFSCLSNTSSASDEAEELQLRVIDERKRRRMISNRESARRSRMRKQKHLDELWSQVVRLRNENRELINKLNHVLECHENILQENTHLRKDASELRTKLAELQQLDKPGKALREVPCNTAHLRAESSTQSITSSMDLLH